AGTAAAAGAGGCCATACTTGGAAAGTCAGTGACAAAACAATTAAATCCCAAAGCATTCTGATTGCGAAAAACGATAAGAATTACAGGAAATACGCGATATCAACCAATAAAGATAAAATCAAACCAGTTCTTTAGCAAACCAATGCCGACCAATCTTCATTTTAGGTTTTAGCTTTCGAATCCAGGGGGAAGTTGACTTTTCCGGATTAAAAAAGTATAAACATCCTCCTGTTGGATCTTTGCCCCTTAAAACCTCTCTTACCGCCTCATATACTCTCTCATTTGGCCGAAGCCAAAATGTACCCGTTGCTATGACTGTAAAAGCTAAGGGTTGTGTAATTACCTCTCTTAAAGTGTTTGGGAAATCATGAGAATGGAGGCGATTGAGCACAACAGCTCCAACGGCAACTTGTCCTTGATACGGCTCTGTTCTTGATTCGCTGTAAATAACTCTAGCCAGCATTTCTATCGCAGGAGAATTGTCCGTCAGTTCCTTTAGCCTCCTGATCACCTGTGTTGAATTCCCCTTAATATTAAACTCCTTTTTAAATGAGAGTAATGCCTCGGCAAGAGAACTGTTCGTATACCCC
This Paenibacillus sp. JZ16 DNA region includes the following protein-coding sequences:
- a CDS encoding cell wall hydrolase, whose translation is MDNRARLRALGYTNSSLAEALLSFKKEFNIKGNSTQVIRRLKELTDNSPAIEMLARVIYSESRTEPYQGQVAVGAVVLNRLHSHDFPNTLREVITQPLAFTVIATGTFWLRPNERVYEAVREVLRGKDPTGGCLYFFNPEKSTSPWIRKLKPKMKIGRHWFAKELV